From the Cytobacillus luteolus genome, the window AGGGTGTTTTTAGGCGTTCTAATTGTTTAGGCTATGTTACCCCTATTTTTATAAAACGACTCCTAATTTCATGTGAATTTCAATGAGAAATGATATATAGAATCGATATCCAATGTTTTTAGACGTAAAAAAAGCCACCTAGTAAAAGGCGGCACTGGAATTTCTCCCAGGTCAATGTGTAAACAAGCTACTCTTATTATATACTAAAAAACTAAAAGGAGCTGCTAAAAATAGCAACCCCTCCATTTTTACATGTTGGATAATTGTAACTCTAGATTTCTTACTAAATAACTTATCGTCTCATCGAAATATTGTTTATTACTTAAAACATTTCCTTGAATATTTAAGTTTACTACAACCTTATTCCCTTCATTTTTTGCCATTTGAACGCTCTTATCGTGTGGGTAGACTCTAGATCCATTAGGTAGATCTACAATTTCCCCTCCACGCTCATTAATAATGGCATTTCCTCCAGGGAAGTAACTGGTACCTAGTGCGAATTGAGGGATTGATTTCTTTGAATAATCTCTAGAAACTGGAACGCTTCCCCATTTTACATTTGGAAGTAATGGAATATTAACCCCTGGTACTTTATTAACCTTCTCGATTAAAGAATTAACACGATCAATAATTCCGTTAACTCCATTTGCTGCAGCTCGTTGCATTTTGCCCCACATTGAGGAGAATCCAACTTCTATACCTACCCATACTAGCTTTAATCCTGCCCAGAGAGCTAACCCTTTTTCTCTTACGGTATCCCAATTTTTATATAGGAGTATACCACCGGCTATAACTGCTGCAATACCAACTGCAACCCATGTTAACGGGTTTGCAAGTAAAGCTGTATTAAAACCTAAAGTTGCAGCTGTAGAAGCTAAAGTACCTGCTCGATGTGCTGTTAGTAAGAGATTGAATGTTCCTAACGCTGAATTAATACCCGTTATGACTTTAAATGCTACTAATCCACCGACAATCCCGGCTGTTGCTGCAATGATCGGTTCTTTGTTATCGACAATCCAACCAATACCTTTTTTCAGTCCATCGAGGACAGGAAGAGCATATTGTTTTGTTTTAGTTCCAAAGGTAGTAAAACCATTAATAATGGCTTGAGTATCAACTTTATCAATCCACGCTGCTACCCCTTTTAAACCTCTTGTTACTGGTTCAAGTAAAGGTTGCCCTAATTTACCTTTCAACGTATCCCATTCTGAACGTAAATTTCCTAACTGGTTTTGATAACTGTCAGATTCTCTAGAAGCTTGCCCTGTGGCTCCGGCTGCTTCCTGCATCGATTTAGCAAACTGTAAACGTGCCACTTGTTTCCCGGCTTCATCTAGCTTTTTCCAGTCTAGATTTAAGTTTTTAGTTGCCCAGGAAGCCATTTGTGTTTCATTTGCAAATAGTCCTATCGCTTCCCCGCCTTCATAGTTACCTTTGATAAAGCTATTTAAAGCAGAGTTCGCATCTTCATATGACTTATCATAAAAGGCTGCACTATCCGCGGCTATCGTTACAGCTGATTGCGCTTGTTTCATAGCTTCTGTAGTATCCATCCCTAAACCTTTGAACATAGAAGTCATTGTGGTAAAGGCTGGCTTAATTCGTTCACTTACCATACCAAATGATTTACCTAAGCTATCTACCGTTTCTTGTGCTTGTCCTTGAACACCGCCAAAGACTTGTGTAAATTGTGCTCCCATCGCTTGAGCATTAGCTGCACTTTCCACCATGCTTATACCAAAGTTTTTTAATTTATCTACTGCAAATGCCCCGGCTATTCCAGCTGCTACACCTACAGCCATATTTCTAAAAGATGTAACTGTATTTTCTCTAAATTGATTTATCTGATTTCCAGTATGTTTCAACCTTCTATCAAAATCATTAACTCCACCTGCTGCACTTTTCAATGTGGATGAAAAATTTTGGTCTTTCATTGTCAATATTGCTGATAATACTTTACTTGCCATATAACCTCACCTACCTTATTAATTCTGTAGTGCTTTCTAAAGCATCCTGGAATAACTGTTCACTGTATCCACGTTGCAACCAACAATCTTTACCCTGTTTCACTGCAAATAGCACAACATCAATAAAAAACTTTTGATAATGCTCACCGTGTTTAATAATGGTATCGAGATCATAGTTCATCATCTCAAAAGCGATTGTTAATTTATCATTGGTATCTGTGGTACTTTGAAAAGCTACATAAAGCTTAAATAAGTTACTCATATTCTGATACTTGCCTTTTTTCCTTCGTCTTTTCATGTTTTCACCTCCCTCTTTATAAAAATTCCCCACACCCTAATAGGAGAAAGGTGCGGGGATCTTGGAGGTATTACAATATGACTTTAAATTCAACCTAAATACTCAGAAGTGAATTAACGATTTTCTTGTTATTGCCTTTATTAGATGCCTTTTTCACTTGATTAACTTTGTTAGAGTAGCTTTGAGAAATTTTCTCTCTGTACTTCTCCATCATTTGTACTTGAATCTCTTTAGGCATACTTCGATTCATCATGAACATTATTATCACCTCCCTCTAAAGTGCTTTAATATCATCAAAGGTTAGATTTTTCGGCTTTTCATGAACGATTTTCTCACCAATTTCTACGACAAAATCTGTACCTTCAATCAATGGAGCCCATCCTGTACCTTTTTTAATTTCATGGTGAGAGATACCAGGGACCCATCTATCCGCCATATTCATAATAGCTAATTCTTTAACCATAACTTTTCTAGTTTCTTCGCTTTCCTGCGGATCCTCATAGTAGAAAGTTCTTTGCCCAGCAAATGGGAATTCATCAAGTTTCAAATACTTCTTATGAAGGTCAGCCCTATTCCTTTCCAATTCACCATTACGCTTATTAAATAAAGCAAAGGCTGTTTTTGCACTGTCTGATAAAGGAATTACTTTGTATTCATAACTACAAACCGGGACCAACATTTCTCTCTTTAAGATTTCTTTTTCGAACGTGTACATTATTTCTTACCTCGTTTCAAAAAGTCTAATAACCCTTTTGTTTCTACTGGTACCTCAATCTTCTTTAATGCTTGAATAACCTTTTTTAAGTCTTTTGCAGCTACACTTGATTGTGATTGGTTATTTGAAGGTGCAACTAAGTTCATAGCGTAACTACAAGGAATAGCAACTCTCTCCCCGATTTCCGACACAAGAAGTAGATCTATACGGTTAGGAATTCTCTTTAAGTCTTCCAATTTTTCAATACCCTCGATAAGAGGGAGTAATTCTTGTTCTAGTACCTCAATACGTCCTTTTAACTCTGCTTTTAATTCATTCAACTTCTCATCTACTTCTAACTGCTCTACTACTACGTTTTTCTTAACTTTTTCTTTATGCTCTTTTGGTACGGCTGGAGCATTAAATTGGTCAAAACGAATCTTACGCTCTAGTTCTTTCTCCAGTTTCTCCAATTCCTCATATTCGGCAGGGGATCTTGTTTCACTCTTCTGTTGCTTTACCAGTTGTAGCTTGTCCGCTAACTTTAACTGCTTTTCTAAATTTCTTTCAGTGTCTAATACTAGTTGAATCACTTTCTTTGATTCTACGAAATATTGATTTTCATCAATTAATTGCATTTGTCATTCCTCCTGTTTTTTGTTTTAAATTAGATCATCTGCGCTGTAGTCTGTTGTATTTAATAATTCAAAGTCAAATGACCTTTCAATGCTTAATAATGCTGAGTTAATTTTGTTACGCTCTCCAATCAAAGGATGCGCTTTAGTAAATCTTTGCGGTCCATTCTCTGTGGTTATGGATTCACCTTCACTTTTAATAATTCGATTAATCCTACGAATGGAATTAACTAGATTTATATACCTTTCGACTTTCTCAACCTGAACTAAATCATTGGTATCAATCCTAGACATTAGTTGTTTTTTGAGGTTCGGAATACTTACCGCCACTTCTATCACCCCCCTTATGGGAATTTTTGAGAGAAAATCTAGAAAAAAGATTCCCCATACGGTCTGAGCGTTTTCGCCTAAAAACCAAAGTTTTTGACCGGGGGTACCTGGTGGTGATCTACTCAACATAGGCACTTTCACGGCTCTCTTTTTTCTTTTTCAAGTAATTGTTTGGTAGCTTGTTCATTAAACCACCGCTTAAACTGTCTAAACCTTTGATTTCTATCTCCTACAAAACGGATGATTTTATGGTTAGCTGTTTTACTCCTCACTCTTCTGCTATTGTTCCTAGCCATCTGGTTAAGGACCTTCCACAATTTGTTTCTTGAATGCAACGCCATAAACATAGACTTTGTTCTTGGTCCCTTTTCTTACCTCATATCCTAGATCCCTTAAGTTGGAGTAGAATGTTCGAGATCCACAAGCATTTGTGATGCTCTCGGATTCCATCCAATCAATAAACACTTTATATAAATGTTTAGCTTCAACCTTTAGATCATTTCTCAGCTCACATTTATCATTCAAAAACTTCTCAGTAATGGCGAAAGGCTCCTGGTACACATTAAGCAACTTCTCTACTTCAACCATTCTTTTGTTTAATCGTGTGATTTCTGCTAATAAATTCATACACATCTCCTTTTTCGGTTGTTTGTTAACGAAAAAGTTAATTAAAATTGGACCTTAACTCTTAGAGCCATAAGGGTTTCATAAGAATTCCTGTTAACGAGTTAATAAATTAACAGTGAAAACTATTAAACTCCTATATATAATTAATTATTTTTTATTAATTAATTTTCATGAGAAAGGAACATAGGAAATTCGTTAATTCATTAACTAATCAATTTACTTTTTAGAGAAAAACCCTAATCTATCAATGTTTCTTTGAGTTTGTTCAAGAAATATTTAATTAACGATTCGTTAACATTTCATTAACTGACCCCTTTATTCAGGAAAGGGTTATCGACTTATGCAAACCTTTTTTTATTAAAATCCCCTAAAACGTTGATATGTAGGGATTTTGAATATTTTCTGGGTTAATGGGTTATCGAAATTAACAGGAAAAGTATTAAAGCCCTATATATATATTTTTTTATTTATTTAATTTTTCATAAGAGGTGAATATAGAAACCAATAACCCCCGATAACCCTTTTTTAAAACAATTCTCCTCTTCTTAACTTCCTCATATCTTCAATAGCTTCATAGTTGTATCTAGAACCAGTCTCTTGTTCTGGTACTCTAAGCTCTGCGATAGTTGGAACAAAGCGATTAGTTTTAATGTGTTGGTTAAGATTCCTCATAACTGCTTCATAATCTTGATCACATAACATTTCATACCAGATATCTAACTTTTCTTTAGGATCTTCACAACTGAACCTGTTTTTGTAAGTAATAGATATTTGTGTAAGTATTTTGGCTACCTCTCGTTTGGTCATTTA encodes:
- a CDS encoding P27 family phage terminase small subunit; this translates as MAVSIPNLKKQLMSRIDTNDLVQVEKVERYINLVNSIRRINRIIKSEGESITTENGPQRFTKAHPLIGERNKINSALLSIERSFDFELLNTTDYSADDLI
- a CDS encoding primase-like DNA-binding domain-containing protein, which produces MNLLAEITRLNKRMVEVEKLLNVYQEPFAITEKFLNDKCELRNDLKVEAKHLYKVFIDWMESESITNACGSRTFYSNLRDLGYEVRKGTKNKVYVYGVAFKKQIVEGP
- a CDS encoding replicative helicase loader/inhibitor; translated protein: MTKREVAKILTQISITYKNRFSCEDPKEKLDIWYEMLCDQDYEAVMRNLNQHIKTNRFVPTIAELRVPEQETGSRYNYEAIEDMRKLRRGELF